In Sporichthyaceae bacterium, the sequence CGAATTTCTCCTTGTTCTCCCAGGTTGCGGAGTCGGTCGAGCTCTGCCTGTTCGACGAGGACGGCACGGAGGAACGGCTCCGACTGGAGGAGCTCGACGCGTGGTGCTGGCACGGGCAGGTGCCGGGGGTGGGCCCGGGCCGGCGGTACGGGTATCGGGTGCACGGGCCGTGGGACCCGTCCGCGGGTTTGCGGTGCAACCCGAACAAGTTGCTGCTGGACCCTTACGCGAAGGCAATCGACGGGCAGGTCGATTACGACCAGGCCTGCTTCGCCTACAACTTCGGCGACGAGCATTCTCGCAACGACGCCGACTCGGCCGCGCATGTGCCCCGCTCGGTGGTGATCGACCCCGGCTTCGACTGGGCCGGCGATCGCCATCCGGAGGTCCCGCTGAACCAATCGGTGATCTACGAGGTCCACGTCAAAGGCTTCACCGCAGGTCATCCCGATGTGCCCACCGAGCAGCGCGGGACCTACACCGGCCTGGCGCACCCGGCCGTGATCGAGTACCTGACGCGTCTAGGAGTGACGGCGGTGGAGTTGCTGCCGGTGCACCAGTTCCTGCACGAGTCCCAACTGATCCAGCGTGGCCTGCGCAACTACTGGGGCTACAACACCATCGGCTTCCTGGCCCCGCACGACGCATACTCCGCCACCGGCGGTGGCGGCCGGCAGGTGCCGGAGTTCAAGTCGATGGTGCGCGCCCTGCACGCCGCCGGGATCGAGGTGATCCTCGACGTGGTCTACAACCACACCGCCGAGGGCAACCAGCTGGGCCCGACGCTGTCGTTCAAGGGGATCGACAACACCGCCTACTACCGCCTGGTGAACGACGACCGGCGCTACTACTACGACACGACCGGGACCGGCAACAGCCTGAACGTCGACGACCCGAACACGCTACGACTGATCATGGACTCGCTGCGGTACTGGGTCACCGAGATGCATGTCGACGGGTTCCGCTTCGACCTGGCAGCCGCTTTGGCCCGCCAGTTCCACGACGTGGACCGGCTGTCCGCGTTCTTCGACCTGGTCGCGCAGGACCCGGTGGTCTCGCAGGTGAAGCTGATCGCCGAGCCGTGGGACCTCGGCGACGGCGGGTACCAGGTCGGCCATTTCCCGCCACTGTGGTCGGAGTGGAACGGCCGCTACCGCGACACCGTGCGCGACTTCTGGCGCGGCGAACCGGCCGAAGTCCCGGAGTTCGCCTCCCGGCTGACCGGCAGCAGCGACCTGTATGCCGGCGACATGCGCCGCCCGGTCGCATCCGTCAACTTCGTCACGGCGCACGACGGCTTCACCCTGCACGACCTGGTCTCCTACAACGACAAGCACAACGAGGCGAACGGCGAGGGCAACGCCGACGGCGACAGCAACAACCGGTCCTGGAACTGCGGGGCCGAGGGCCAGAGCGCTGATCCGGTCGTGCTCGAACTGAGGCAGCGTCAGCAACGCAACTTCCTGGCCACCTTGCTGCTGTCCCAGGGAGTCCCGATGTTGCTCGGTGGCGACGAGATCGGTCGCACCCAACGCGGGAACA encodes:
- the glgX gene encoding glycogen debranching protein GlgX, which gives rise to MKVRPGRAFPLGATWDGEGTNFSLFSQVAESVELCLFDEDGTEERLRLEELDAWCWHGQVPGVGPGRRYGYRVHGPWDPSAGLRCNPNKLLLDPYAKAIDGQVDYDQACFAYNFGDEHSRNDADSAAHVPRSVVIDPGFDWAGDRHPEVPLNQSVIYEVHVKGFTAGHPDVPTEQRGTYTGLAHPAVIEYLTRLGVTAVELLPVHQFLHESQLIQRGLRNYWGYNTIGFLAPHDAYSATGGGGRQVPEFKSMVRALHAAGIEVILDVVYNHTAEGNQLGPTLSFKGIDNTAYYRLVNDDRRYYYDTTGTGNSLNVDDPNTLRLIMDSLRYWVTEMHVDGFRFDLAAALARQFHDVDRLSAFFDLVAQDPVVSQVKLIAEPWDLGDGGYQVGHFPPLWSEWNGRYRDTVRDFWRGEPAEVPEFASRLTGSSDLYAGDMRRPVASVNFVTAHDGFTLHDLVSYNDKHNEANGEGNADGDSNNRSWNCGAEGQSADPVVLELRQRQQRNFLATLLLSQGVPMLLGGDEIGRTQRGNNNGYCQDNEISWFDWAHLDTELLDFTRRLIALRREHTVLRRKRWFQGRPIRGTIDLGWYRPDGDRMSDQDWNAGFARTIGMFLNGQSITEPDADGDRIVDATFLLLFNADPADMDWVMPRDQTQTWEPILDTARPVPPDGSTGAGPPAGATYRVRGRSVVVLRAAHEQT